One window of the Gemmatimonadota bacterium genome contains the following:
- a CDS encoding sugar ABC transporter ATP-binding protein produces MEQNRPNPYIEFDRITKRFPGVTALDEVTFGIEAGTCHAVVGENGAGKSTLGRILTGIYGLDGGQIRIDGRPVQLLEPGDALELGIGMVHQELVFCENLSVAENLCLGNLPARSGFVSDRKMALRARQLLSAIEVDMDVETPIGKLPVAQQQLVQIAAALGSGARVIVFDEPTSSLSHVEAERLRENIRHLKSKGVTSIYISHDLDEIFRLCDVVTVLRDGRHVATRPVAELDRPSLINLMIGRTFEAYFPSHVDTEPGGEMLAVENLSSPGRFEDVSFSVRSGEVLALAGLVGAGRTEVLQAVFGLDPMATGRIKVSGRPARIRHPIDAMRSGIGLVPEDRKRFGLVLSLRVDQNIGLPTLASRSDFGWIRGSREEDLAGEYVRRLSVRPDNVRYDTAGLSGGNQQKVVLAKWLAANCPILLIDEPTRGVDVGAKSEMHALIDQLAHEGTAIILVSSELPEVLNLSTRILVLRSGRVAGELSRDDADQGAVMRMMAGV; encoded by the coding sequence ATGGAACAGAACCGACCGAACCCCTACATCGAATTCGACCGGATCACGAAGCGGTTTCCCGGCGTGACGGCCCTCGACGAAGTAACCTTCGGAATCGAAGCGGGTACCTGCCATGCCGTGGTCGGCGAGAACGGCGCCGGCAAGAGCACGCTGGGCCGCATCCTGACCGGCATATACGGCCTCGACGGCGGACAGATCCGCATCGACGGCCGGCCCGTGCAGCTTCTTGAACCGGGAGACGCCCTGGAACTGGGCATCGGCATGGTCCACCAGGAGCTTGTTTTCTGCGAGAACCTCTCCGTCGCCGAGAACCTCTGCCTGGGGAACCTGCCGGCCCGGAGCGGGTTCGTCTCCGACCGGAAGATGGCGTTACGCGCGCGTCAACTGCTGTCGGCGATCGAGGTCGACATGGATGTGGAGACGCCCATCGGAAAACTGCCGGTGGCCCAGCAGCAACTCGTTCAGATCGCGGCGGCCCTGGGTAGCGGCGCCCGCGTGATCGTCTTCGACGAGCCGACCAGCAGCCTATCCCACGTGGAAGCGGAACGGCTGCGTGAGAACATCCGTCATCTCAAGTCGAAGGGGGTTACGTCGATCTACATCTCCCACGACCTGGACGAGATCTTCCGTCTGTGTGACGTCGTGACCGTGCTTCGAGACGGACGGCACGTGGCCACCCGGCCGGTCGCTGAACTCGACCGGCCGTCATTGATCAACCTCATGATCGGCCGCACCTTCGAGGCCTATTTCCCCTCCCACGTGGACACCGAACCCGGCGGAGAGATGCTGGCCGTGGAAAACCTGTCGAGTCCCGGCAGGTTCGAGGACGTGTCCTTCTCGGTACGGTCCGGGGAGGTACTGGCCCTGGCCGGCCTGGTGGGCGCCGGCCGTACCGAAGTGCTGCAGGCCGTGTTCGGGTTGGACCCCATGGCCACGGGCAGGATCAAAGTATCCGGCCGGCCGGCGAGGATCCGGCATCCGATCGACGCCATGCGGTCGGGCATCGGCCTCGTGCCCGAAGACCGCAAGCGCTTCGGCCTCGTCCTGTCGCTCCGTGTGGACCAGAACATCGGGTTGCCCACCCTGGCCAGCCGGTCCGACTTCGGATGGATCCGCGGCAGCCGGGAGGAAGACCTGGCCGGGGAATACGTGAGGCGGCTGTCGGTGCGGCCCGACAACGTCCGGTACGACACGGCGGGACTGTCGGGCGGCAATCAGCAGAAGGTGGTCCTGGCCAAGTGGCTGGCCGCGAACTGCCCGATCCTGCTCATCGACGAACCCACCCGGGGGGTGGACGTGGGCGCCAAGTCGGAGATGCACGCCCTCATCGATCAACTGGCCCATGAAGGCACGGCCATTATTCTCGTATCGAGCGAACTGCCCGAGGTGCTCAACCTGTCGACGCGGATCCTCGTGCTGCGTTCCGGGCGTGTGGCCGGAGAACTCTCTCGCGATGACGCGGA